Genomic window (Achromobacter sp. B7):
CGGCCTTCAGCCAGGGCCTCGGCGAAGTTGGCGAACAACACCGTGAACCACAGCCAAACGGCGATGGCCAGGATGAAGCCGGCGGGCGCTTCGGCCTGGCCGCGCAGGGCCATGACCCACAGCACGGTGGTCAGGATGCTGCCCACGTACACCACGAACATGACGGGGTTTTTCAGTTGCGCGGCGGGCGACAACTTGCGCAGGCTGTCCAGCAGCGCGGGCGCGACCAGCGATCGGGACCACATGCCGAACGGGCGCTCTTGGGGGGTGACGTCGGGTGCGCGGGCGGCGCCGCCGCCTGCGCTTGAGGTTTGCATTTCAATCTTGGCCATGTTGTTTCCTAGCCTGTTGCATTCAAGGTTGCAGGTGTTCAGCGACCGGCCCCAGGGCCAGCGCGGGCACATACGTCAGCGCGCCCACCAGCAGCACCGCGCCGATCAGCAGCACGACGAAAAGCGGGCCGGTGGTGGGCATGCTGCCGGGGCCGGCGGGCAGGCGCCGCTTGGCCGCCAGCGAGCCGGCCATGGCCAGCACCGCCACGATCACGGCAAAGCGGCCAAACCACATCGCGATGCCCAGCAGCACGTTGTAGAAAGGCGTGTTGGCCGATAGCCCGGCAAACGCGCTGCCGTTGTTATTGGCGGCCGATGACAGTGCGTACAGGATTTCCGAAAAACCGTGGATGCCCGGATTGAGCACGCCCGCCTGGCCCGCCGATACCGACACGGCCAGCGCGGTGCCGCCCAGCACCAGCAAGGGGGTGACAAGGATGATGATGGACACCATCTTCATGTCGTAGGCTTCGATCTTCTTGCCCAGGTATTCGGGCGTGCGTCCGATCATCAAGCCGGCGATGAACACCGCCAGCACGGCGAAGGCCAACATGCCGTACAGCCCGGAGCCCACACCGCCGTAGACCACTTCGCCCAACTGCATCTGCAACATCGGCGGCAGGCCGCCCATGGCGCTGAACGAATCGTGCATGCCGTTCACCGCGCCGCACGATGCCGCCGTGGTGATGATGGCAAAGAGCGACGTGGCCGCGATGCCGAAGCGCGATTCCTTGCCTTCCATGTTGCCGCCCGGCGCCAGGGCCGTCATGGCGCTGTCCGCGCCGGCTTGCGCCGCCATGGGGTTGGGCTGCTGTTCGAAGTAGGCGGTGGTCAGCGCAAACGCGGCAAACAGCACCGTCATCGCGGCCAGGATGGCGATGCCCTGCCGACGGCTGCCCACCATTTCGCCAAAGGTGAAGCACAGCGCGGCGGGAATCATCAAGATGGCCAGCATCTGCATGAAGTTCGCCAGCGGCGTGGGGTTCTCGAACGGGTGCGCGGAATTGGCATTGAAGAAGCCGCCGCCGTTGGTGCCCAGCAGCTTGATGGCTTCCTGCGAGGCCACGGGGCCCATCGCCAACGTTTGTGTCGAGGTGACGGCCGGGTCGGTCACGGCCTGGCCGGACGCGTCCAGCACCGGCTGGCCGTCGGCGCCCACGCGCGGCTGTTCGTAGTGCAGGGCCTGCACCGTCTGCACGTCTTGATACGGGCTGAAGTTCTGGATGACGCCCTGGCTGACCAGCAACAGCGCCAGCACGAACGACAGCGGCAGCAGCACGTACATCGTGCAGCGAACCATGTCCGCCCAGAAGTTGCCCACCGTGGCCGAACAGTGGCGCGACAGGCCGCGTATCAACGCAAACAGCACGGCGATGCCGGTGGCGGCCGAGACAAAGTTCTGCACCGTCAGCGCCAGCATCTGCGTCAGGTAGCTCATGGTGGATTCGCCGCCATAGCCTTGCCAGTTGGTGTTGCTGACAAAACTGATCGCGGTGTTCAGCGCGGAATCCGGGCTGACGGCGCCCAGGGCGGCAGGGTTCAGCGGCAGCATGCCTTGCAAGCGCTGCAAGCCATAGACGACCGCGATGCCGACCATGTTGAACACCAGCACGGCCACGGCGTAGCGCTTCCAACCCATTTCGGCCTGTGGATCAATGCCCGCAAGCCGGTAGATGCCGCGCTCCAGCGGGCGGCCCCAGGCGGTCAGCCTGGATTGCCCGTTTTCCATGGCGACGCGGATGTAGCGCCCGAGCAGCGGCGCGATCGCAAGCAGGATTGCCAGGTACAAGGCCAGCAATCCGACGAATTCGGCGGTCATCAGAATTTCTCCGGTTTGAACAGCGCCACCAACAGGTAGACGAACAGCACGGCCGCGGTCAGGCCGCTAAGCCAGTAAAGCCAGTTCATGACGGCTCTCCCCCGGACAGGGCTGCGCAAAATTGCAGCAG
Coding sequences:
- the kdpA gene encoding potassium-transporting ATPase subunit KdpA produces the protein MTAEFVGLLALYLAILLAIAPLLGRYIRVAMENGQSRLTAWGRPLERGIYRLAGIDPQAEMGWKRYAVAVLVFNMVGIAVVYGLQRLQGMLPLNPAALGAVSPDSALNTAISFVSNTNWQGYGGESTMSYLTQMLALTVQNFVSAATGIAVLFALIRGLSRHCSATVGNFWADMVRCTMYVLLPLSFVLALLLVSQGVIQNFSPYQDVQTVQALHYEQPRVGADGQPVLDASGQAVTDPAVTSTQTLAMGPVASQEAIKLLGTNGGGFFNANSAHPFENPTPLANFMQMLAILMIPAALCFTFGEMVGSRRQGIAILAAMTVLFAAFALTTAYFEQQPNPMAAQAGADSAMTALAPGGNMEGKESRFGIAATSLFAIITTAASCGAVNGMHDSFSAMGGLPPMLQMQLGEVVYGGVGSGLYGMLAFAVLAVFIAGLMIGRTPEYLGKKIEAYDMKMVSIIILVTPLLVLGGTALAVSVSAGQAGVLNPGIHGFSEILYALSSAANNNGSAFAGLSANTPFYNVLLGIAMWFGRFAVIVAVLAMAGSLAAKRRLPAGPGSMPTTGPLFVVLLIGAVLLVGALTYVPALALGPVAEHLQP
- the kdpF gene encoding K(+)-transporting ATPase subunit F, with amino-acid sequence MNWLYWLSGLTAAVLFVYLLVALFKPEKF